From one Enterococcus sp. DIV2402 genomic stretch:
- the rarD gene encoding EamA family transporter RarD, whose product MKNKGIVFGIGAYVFWGFITLYWKLLTDVSPLATMCYRIIWSFIFMIAFLALSGSWSQFVKELKRLWENKNYLFLMILAALLISINWFTFIFTVSEGHVMEASLGYYINPLVNVLLATLVLKEQLSRSGKIACSLVVIGVVLLAIQTGKVPYSSLIMAFSFSIYGLIKKRIPISSMTGLTVETFVMLPFSLLYILFVSPIGFMHYSVQTNLLLMGAGVVTVIPLLLFAEAAKSTSYITLGFIQYINPTIMLLFAVFLFHETYSLAQFTAFGFIWLGIIVFTYGTTRTVMKTRKLAK is encoded by the coding sequence ATGAAAAATAAGGGAATAGTATTTGGGATTGGCGCCTATGTTTTCTGGGGGTTCATTACGCTATATTGGAAACTGCTCACAGATGTTTCGCCGCTTGCGACGATGTGTTATCGCATTATTTGGTCATTTATTTTTATGATTGCTTTTTTAGCGCTGAGTGGTAGCTGGTCGCAATTTGTTAAAGAATTAAAACGTTTATGGGAAAATAAGAACTACTTATTTTTAATGATTTTAGCTGCACTATTGATTTCAATTAATTGGTTCACGTTTATTTTTACAGTTAGTGAAGGACATGTTATGGAAGCTAGTTTGGGCTATTACATTAATCCTTTGGTCAATGTCTTGCTGGCAACACTAGTGTTAAAAGAACAATTAAGCCGTAGTGGAAAAATTGCTTGTAGTTTGGTCGTAATTGGCGTGGTTTTACTTGCCATTCAAACAGGAAAAGTACCTTATTCTTCTCTCATTATGGCTTTTTCTTTTAGTATTTACGGATTAATTAAAAAACGTATCCCAATCAGTTCGATGACAGGATTAACGGTGGAAACGTTTGTTATGTTACCATTTTCTTTATTGTATATTTTATTCGTTTCACCAATTGGTTTTATGCATTATTCTGTTCAAACAAATCTTTTGTTAATGGGAGCAGGGGTAGTAACGGTAATTCCATTGCTATTGTTTGCGGAAGCAGCAAAGAGTACGTCTTACATTACGTTAGGATTTATTCAGTATATTAATCCCACGATTATGTTATTGTTTGCTGTTTTCTTATTTCATGAAACGTACTCTCTGGCGCAATTTACGGCGTTTGGATTTATCTGGTTAGGAATTATCGTCTTTACCTATGGAACCACTCGTACCGTAATGAAAACAAGGAAATTAGCGAAATAA
- a CDS encoding ABC transporter permease, with product MIANKKYFLGVSFALGFFTLLPIMALFHYAFFPEGQFSLTGMIQIISEKQTYRLLSQSLKLGGWVVLGTLVISFPLALITTKTKLRNYGWLDILFTLPFMTPPYIGAMGWILFMQKNGFLMQLFPKLSGLSAPFFSLFGMVMIMSLHLFPTFYLMLKNSMLTLEGSFQEAAKIYGKNSLFNWVRISLPLLIPSFLLGALFIFVKTLAEFGTPVTFGTRIGYNVFTTEIHTNLASWPVNIPKATFLSLVLFVLCFVLWLIQVKVIQRFVYGTVSGATKEFTVTTNKWVHAVSIVFVILLFLLAIGIPYFSILMTSLMTVRGDGLVFSNLSLVAYRQLFTNQNGGFSAFLNSFLFAACTGVITATLGFFAGIYIYKGTRYSQKVVDFFGLIPNIVPGIVLVVGLMLFWNTSWLPVSFYNTKAMAVITYCTLFLPYAIQYVKNNMLQLNESIFEATDVFSRTKLGAFTHIYFPLLKRGVLTGMMMTFIISMRELVGSLLILPPSVETSATFIYRQFEQGNVNTGMAMAVVTIIITCIFVIAIEKSKK from the coding sequence ATGATTGCGAATAAAAAATATTTTCTAGGCGTGTCTTTTGCGCTAGGCTTCTTCACTTTGTTGCCGATTATGGCATTGTTTCATTATGCTTTTTTTCCAGAAGGACAGTTTTCACTAACAGGCATGATACAGATTATTAGTGAAAAACAAACGTATCGTTTACTTAGTCAATCCTTAAAATTAGGTGGCTGGGTTGTTTTGGGAACGCTAGTCATTTCTTTTCCACTAGCGTTAATTACGACTAAAACGAAACTGAGAAATTATGGGTGGCTGGATATTTTATTTACCTTGCCTTTTATGACACCGCCTTATATTGGCGCAATGGGTTGGATTTTATTTATGCAAAAAAATGGCTTTTTAATGCAGTTATTTCCTAAATTATCGGGGCTTTCTGCACCATTTTTTTCACTATTTGGTATGGTAATGATTATGAGCTTGCATCTTTTTCCAACGTTCTATTTGATGCTAAAAAACAGTATGTTGACGTTGGAAGGGTCTTTTCAGGAAGCGGCAAAAATTTATGGAAAAAATAGTTTGTTTAACTGGGTTAGAATTTCATTACCGTTATTAATTCCTAGTTTTTTACTCGGTGCATTATTTATTTTTGTTAAAACATTGGCGGAGTTTGGTACGCCCGTAACTTTTGGGACACGTATTGGTTACAACGTATTCACGACGGAAATTCACACCAATCTTGCTTCTTGGCCCGTTAATATTCCAAAAGCCACCTTTCTTTCACTGGTGTTGTTTGTTTTATGTTTTGTGTTATGGCTTATCCAAGTAAAAGTGATTCAACGTTTTGTTTATGGCACTGTGTCAGGCGCAACGAAAGAATTCACGGTAACTACGAATAAATGGGTCCATGCAGTATCAATTGTTTTTGTAATTTTGCTGTTTTTATTAGCTATTGGTATTCCATATTTCTCTATTTTAATGACCTCCTTAATGACCGTTCGTGGTGATGGACTTGTGTTTAGTAATTTGAGTCTAGTGGCGTATCGTCAACTGTTTACTAATCAAAATGGTGGATTCTCTGCTTTTTTAAATAGTTTTCTATTTGCTGCTTGCACAGGGGTGATTACAGCAACGCTCGGTTTTTTTGCAGGTATTTATATCTATAAGGGAACACGTTATTCTCAAAAAGTGGTGGATTTTTTTGGATTGATTCCAAACATTGTTCCAGGAATTGTGCTCGTGGTAGGTCTAATGCTATTTTGGAATACCTCATGGTTGCCAGTTAGTTTTTATAATACAAAAGCGATGGCAGTCATCACTTACTGTACGCTATTTTTGCCATATGCTATTCAGTATGTCAAAAATAATATGTTGCAATTAAATGAGTCTATTTTTGAAGCTACAGATGTATTCAGTCGTACGAAATTAGGAGCTTTCACGCACATTTATTTTCCATTACTCAAACGCGGTGTGCTAACAGGAATGATGATGACTTTTATTATTTCAATGCGTGAGTTAGTAGGATCATTATTAATCTTACCACCATCTGTCGAAACAAGTGCGACCTTTATTTATCGTCAGTTTGAACAAGGCAACGTCAACACTGGGATGGCGATGGCGGTCGTAACAATTATTATTACGTGCATTTTTGTTATTGCGATTGAAAAAAGTAAAAAATAG
- a CDS encoding MBL fold metallo-hydrolase, which translates to MNIEILGGCGEYGRNCFYIEINQQAILFDCGIMNDDSQRLPHLEKRHVEKLQAVFISHLHQDHVGALSLLVAYDYQGPVILSEITADWLSSELPLNFCPFELSQAASWQTVTEALQFLWGNSGHVIGSVWYSVVFHHKHIFFSGDVSLTSPLYPIDFPPRLTYDVAFIDSGNAGQQISNLNSKETMRQIIEQGAFDRFKIESKFTSKCLEILIYFYQTTTIPLLVDQVIYQWLQFHWKHRANLLLKARNELQDLLASPRLKRIATNDEKGGVYFVSNEQFALRKMNEHLNHLPFKNHLDTNEIYYFSNYLGARQTIYFHSQACTPQTTLSEIIKLNQ; encoded by the coding sequence ATTAATATCGAGATATTAGGGGGCTGTGGAGAATATGGGAGAAATTGTTTTTACATTGAAATTAATCAGCAAGCCATTCTCTTCGATTGCGGCATCATGAATGATGACAGTCAACGCTTACCACATTTAGAAAAACGCCACGTAGAGAAATTACAAGCAGTCTTTATTTCTCATTTGCACCAAGATCATGTGGGGGCGCTGTCTTTATTAGTTGCCTATGATTATCAAGGGCCAGTCATCTTATCCGAAATAACAGCTGATTGGTTATCTTCGGAATTACCTTTAAATTTTTGTCCGTTTGAGTTGTCGCAAGCCGCTTCATGGCAAACAGTGACAGAAGCGTTGCAATTTTTATGGGGAAATTCAGGTCACGTGATTGGTAGTGTATGGTATAGCGTAGTTTTTCATCACAAACATATTTTCTTTTCGGGAGATGTTTCATTAACTTCGCCATTATATCCGATTGATTTTCCTCCACGTCTAACCTATGATGTTGCATTTATTGACAGTGGCAATGCTGGTCAACAAATTAGTAATTTGAATAGCAAAGAAACCATGCGACAAATCATCGAACAAGGAGCGTTTGATCGATTTAAAATCGAAAGCAAATTTACATCAAAATGCTTAGAAATCTTAATTTATTTCTATCAAACAACGACAATCCCACTTTTGGTAGATCAGGTGATTTACCAGTGGTTGCAATTTCATTGGAAACATCGAGCGAATCTTTTGTTAAAAGCTAGAAATGAACTCCAAGATTTGTTAGCAAGTCCTCGACTTAAACGTATAGCAACGAATGACGAGAAAGGGGGTGTTTATTTCGTATCTAACGAACAATTTGCGTTAAGGAAAATGAATGAGCACTTAAATCATCTTCCTTTTAAAAACCATTTAGATACAAATGAGATTTATTATTTCAGTAACTACCTTGGTGCCAGACAAACGATTTATTTTCACAGCCAAGCATGTACACCGCAAACGACCTTGTCAGAAATTATCAAGTTAAATCAATAA
- a CDS encoding CYTH domain-containing protein: MKKLKVMLSTVFILSMPLIETAPIVYGATIEPEVELKYNLDSTIFSKTQIKATFAAKEDERLKVYFFDTPERTFFAKDSIQRLRVYENKNTYDITYKKRFQDLTLEEAIAELTRHGFTGSESNYKFEIDSKNGQDPLSVSRKEKIKTTKNISYNFVDEQAALKAVQENVPKKINDWEPNEWFKTTLNTSKMTDPASVQTYTGIYQGIAAEIEYWEYHGKTMVELSTKTSAEQATQIKTVWEESLEVDNYLSEDQRGKTNFVLFDE, from the coding sequence ATGAAAAAGCTAAAAGTTATGCTGAGTACCGTCTTTATCTTGAGTATGCCTTTAATTGAAACGGCTCCTATTGTGTATGGTGCTACAATCGAACCAGAAGTAGAACTTAAATATAACTTGGATTCAACGATCTTTTCAAAAACACAAATTAAAGCAACCTTCGCAGCAAAAGAAGACGAACGTTTGAAAGTCTATTTTTTTGACACACCTGAACGGACTTTTTTTGCGAAGGATTCTATTCAACGCTTGCGTGTCTATGAAAATAAAAATACGTATGATATCACGTATAAAAAGAGGTTTCAAGATTTGACGTTAGAGGAAGCCATTGCTGAGTTAACACGCCACGGATTTACAGGTTCAGAAAGTAATTATAAATTTGAAATTGATAGTAAAAATGGACAAGACCCGCTATCAGTTAGTCGCAAAGAAAAAATAAAAACAACCAAAAATATTTCTTATAATTTTGTGGATGAACAGGCGGCGTTGAAAGCTGTGCAAGAGAATGTACCCAAGAAAATAAATGATTGGGAACCTAATGAGTGGTTTAAAACAACTCTTAATACCAGCAAAATGACTGATCCAGCAAGTGTTCAAACCTATACCGGAATCTATCAAGGAATTGCGGCAGAGATTGAGTATTGGGAATACCACGGTAAAACCATGGTAGAACTTTCAACAAAAACAAGTGCTGAACAAGCCACCCAAATCAAAACTGTTTGGGAAGAAAGCTTAGAAGTGGATAATTATTTAAGCGAAGACCAACGAGGAAAAACTAATTTTGTTTTATTTGATGAATAA
- a CDS encoding LysR family transcriptional regulator — translation MNYFKLHVFCKLCERKKGATVAKELDITPSTVSFHIQSLEKELGIQLFYRKAGHFILTKQGEVVYRYAQRIINLQEELMYFAKTSQQGTRGLFRLGVSGLANQIFLPEIIHQFSTLYPQIRLSVVSDTSPEIEKLIASFQLDYGILIGSPKKHPDLVYEKLGTDQLKLVFGINHPFTKKTVITKADILNQTLLFHEKQSSSKSILEQWLDYPIKELNGIELDSVTSMKKVLEYGQTVAFISELLVQEELTSQTLASRKLADLGLTRTIYLVKNKSFFDDAISLNFKELLGNIVVTPQLPPSIKTEETIDI, via the coding sequence ATGAATTACTTTAAATTACATGTTTTTTGCAAATTATGTGAACGCAAAAAAGGCGCAACCGTCGCCAAAGAACTCGACATTACCCCTTCTACAGTTTCTTTTCATATTCAATCATTAGAAAAAGAACTAGGTATTCAATTGTTTTATCGAAAAGCCGGGCATTTCATTCTAACGAAACAAGGTGAAGTCGTGTATCGTTACGCGCAACGCATCATCAATTTGCAAGAAGAACTTATGTATTTTGCTAAAACTAGTCAGCAAGGAACACGTGGCCTGTTCCGATTAGGTGTCAGTGGACTCGCAAATCAAATTTTTTTACCAGAAATTATCCATCAATTTTCAACCTTATATCCACAAATACGCTTATCTGTGGTTTCTGATACCTCACCAGAAATCGAAAAATTAATCGCCAGCTTTCAACTAGATTATGGTATTCTGATTGGCTCTCCTAAAAAACATCCTGATTTAGTTTATGAAAAACTTGGCACTGACCAACTCAAATTGGTTTTTGGTATCAATCATCCGTTTACAAAAAAAACAGTCATTACCAAAGCAGATATTTTGAATCAAACACTATTGTTCCATGAAAAACAAAGCTCGAGTAAATCAATTCTGGAACAATGGCTAGATTATCCCATCAAAGAATTAAATGGTATTGAATTGGATTCTGTCACCTCAATGAAAAAAGTATTGGAATACGGACAAACCGTTGCTTTCATTTCAGAGTTATTAGTTCAAGAAGAGCTAACTTCTCAGACGCTAGCTAGTAGAAAACTAGCTGATTTAGGCTTAACTCGCACAATTTATCTCGTAAAAAACAAATCTTTCTTTGATGATGCCATTAGTTTAAACTTCAAAGAGTTACTAGGTAACATCGTGGTAACCCCACAGCTACCACCTAGCATAAAAACAGAAGAAACTATTGATATATAA
- a CDS encoding ABC transporter ATP-binding protein, protein MTIQLKGIRKQYDNKVVLDDITLNLTQKFTTILGESGCGKTTLLKIVSGLVQPDVGEILFDQKRIFSKEEKINVRPNQRDLAMVFQDFALWPHMTVFDNVAYSLSGSKSDKEQQVMTALRMVNLEDFAKRKPNELSGGQQQRVSLARALAPKPKVILFDEALSALDAVLREKMQTDIVQLINQTDSQAIFVTHDQNEAMSMSDEIIVMEKGKVSQIGTPKQIYEAPANHYVAHFIGKTNHFEADVVIRPESIQVAPTAKTTLQRTVRVVRSQFTGQHYIVQGVVGEFIWLFYSEKPYFTDDLCEVYFEEQHLIKIGG, encoded by the coding sequence ATGACGATTCAATTAAAAGGTATTCGAAAACAATATGACAATAAAGTTGTTTTAGATGATATTACCTTAAATTTAACTCAAAAATTTACCACTATTCTTGGTGAATCGGGTTGTGGCAAGACAACTTTATTAAAAATAGTATCGGGATTAGTGCAACCGGATGTTGGAGAGATTCTTTTTGATCAAAAACGAATTTTTTCAAAAGAAGAAAAAATAAATGTTCGTCCTAACCAACGAGATTTGGCAATGGTTTTTCAAGATTTTGCTTTGTGGCCTCATATGACAGTATTTGATAATGTGGCTTACAGTTTATCTGGAAGTAAGTCAGATAAAGAACAGCAAGTAATGACTGCCTTACGTATGGTAAATTTAGAGGACTTTGCGAAAAGAAAGCCAAATGAGCTATCTGGCGGGCAACAACAACGAGTTTCGTTAGCTCGAGCATTGGCACCTAAGCCTAAAGTTATTTTATTTGATGAAGCATTGTCAGCACTTGATGCCGTTTTGCGTGAAAAAATGCAGACAGATATTGTGCAATTAATTAATCAAACAGATAGTCAGGCAATTTTTGTCACGCATGACCAAAACGAAGCGATGTCAATGTCAGATGAAATTATTGTCATGGAAAAAGGAAAAGTCAGCCAAATTGGAACACCTAAACAAATTTATGAAGCACCTGCCAATCATTATGTCGCTCATTTTATTGGGAAAACGAATCATTTTGAAGCAGACGTGGTGATTCGCCCAGAATCTATTCAAGTGGCACCTACAGCAAAAACAACGCTTCAGCGAACGGTTCGTGTTGTTCGAAGTCAGTTTACGGGACAACACTATATTGTACAAGGCGTAGTCGGGGAGTTTATTTGGCTATTTTATTCAGAAAAACCTTATTTTACAGATGATTTATGCGAGGTTTATTTTGAAGAACAGCATTTAATTAAAATTGGAGGATAA
- a CDS encoding aminotransferase class I/II-fold pyridoxal phosphate-dependent enzyme, whose amino-acid sequence MYTQRQEKMPIVEALQELKRQRLVPFDVPGHKRGKGSLELTNFLGEKAISLDANSMKLLDNLSHPVSVIKEAEEIAAEAFGAKHAFFMVNGTTGAVQNMIYATLKEGEKILLPRNVHKSVINALVMCGGIPVYIDTPLHLELEISTGMPLAEVEKAIHAHPDAKAILVNNPTYYGVCSDLRRITELAHAHGIKVLVDEAHGAHLYFGEGLPMNAMDAQADMSAVSMHKSGGSLTQSSFLLCNNDIDPEYVRQIINLTQTTSASYLLMSSLDLARHNLVKNGKKIFEQVIQLSQYARDEINEIGDYYAYSTEVVNRTSIYDFDVTKLCVKTTDLGLTGSEVYDLLRDEYNIQIEFGDTANILAYVSVGDRPHDIERLVGALSEIRRRFKRDKKGLLVFDIAKTEVLISPKAAFFAQHESLAIAQSAGRISAEMVMCYPPGIPIVAPGELITEAVVEHILYAQEKGCFLMGTEDATLQTIKVVKEGN is encoded by the coding sequence ATGTATACACAAAGACAAGAAAAAATGCCAATTGTTGAGGCATTACAGGAATTAAAACGGCAACGCCTAGTCCCGTTTGACGTTCCTGGACACAAAAGAGGCAAAGGTAGTCTTGAATTAACTAATTTTTTAGGAGAAAAAGCAATTTCACTTGATGCGAATTCGATGAAATTATTAGATAATCTGAGCCATCCTGTATCAGTTATTAAAGAAGCCGAAGAAATTGCAGCAGAAGCTTTTGGTGCCAAGCATGCTTTTTTCATGGTTAATGGAACCACAGGAGCTGTCCAAAACATGATTTATGCCACGTTGAAAGAAGGAGAAAAAATCCTACTCCCAAGAAATGTGCATAAAAGTGTGATTAATGCGTTGGTGATGTGCGGAGGAATTCCCGTATATATTGATACGCCGCTACATCTCGAATTGGAAATTTCGACGGGAATGCCTTTAGCCGAGGTGGAAAAAGCCATCCACGCACATCCCGATGCCAAAGCTATTTTAGTGAACAATCCTACTTATTATGGGGTTTGTTCTGATTTAAGACGAATTACCGAACTGGCCCATGCACATGGCATAAAAGTATTGGTCGATGAAGCGCATGGTGCGCATTTGTATTTTGGTGAAGGTTTGCCGATGAATGCGATGGATGCCCAAGCTGATATGTCGGCTGTCAGCATGCACAAATCTGGGGGCTCATTAACTCAAAGTTCTTTTTTACTTTGCAATAATGATATTGATCCAGAATATGTGCGACAAATTATTAATTTAACGCAAACGACAAGTGCGAGTTATTTATTGATGTCGAGTTTAGATTTGGCTCGTCATAACTTAGTGAAAAACGGCAAGAAAATTTTTGAACAAGTGATTCAATTATCCCAATATGCCCGGGATGAAATCAATGAAATTGGTGACTATTATGCGTATTCAACTGAAGTGGTGAATCGGACATCCATTTACGATTTTGATGTGACAAAATTGTGTGTGAAAACGACAGATTTAGGTCTAACAGGCAGTGAAGTGTATGATTTATTACGTGATGAATACAATATTCAGATTGAATTTGGCGATACTGCCAATATCTTAGCATATGTTTCAGTAGGGGACCGACCGCATGATATTGAGCGTTTAGTGGGGGCGTTGTCGGAAATTCGTCGACGTTTCAAACGTGATAAAAAAGGCTTGTTGGTATTTGATATTGCGAAAACGGAAGTCTTGATTTCACCTAAAGCGGCTTTTTTTGCTCAGCATGAGAGTTTAGCAATTGCGCAAAGTGCAGGACGTATTTCAGCAGAAATGGTGATGTGTTATCCACCGGGAATTCCAATTGTGGCACCGGGTGAATTGATTACCGAAGCGGTAGTAGAACATATTTTATATGCCCAAGAAAAGGGCTGCTTCTTGATGGGAACAGAAGATGCAACCTTACAAACAATCAAAGTCGTCAAGGAGGGGAACTAA
- a CDS encoding cobalamin-independent methionine synthase II family protein encodes MTDKFQLVGSLLRPSDLLDYKTKIEHRDDIQYPFYDAFPGYKEVEAAAIQQIIEDQKAHELTVVTDGEHGRSMWHLDFLWGLEGIERYIAEHGYPFEDLDGGHFETRKDIGLRITAPLSGKNHHYLQLYKDTKAQADDHDVKITVWGIAHAFTELTVFNDLVGEGQVYANTEELRDGLIHAYKEFLTEYKAAGGEIVQFDDCLWEIFAEDNEKSFATQGPEQLNAWADEFVALNNAVADFGHELGLKVWTHNCRGNYQSRHASSGTYKAIAEKFLRDQHYDRFFLEWDDDRAGDISALEVLKDRPNVEVVLGLLSSKTSTLDDEDRVITLLNKASEILPKERLFLSHQCGFASCDCGNELSIDQQWAKIDQGQKIAATYWK; translated from the coding sequence ATGACAGATAAATTTCAATTAGTTGGTTCACTCTTACGACCAAGCGATTTATTAGATTACAAAACAAAAATCGAACACCGTGATGATATTCAATACCCATTTTATGACGCATTTCCTGGGTACAAGGAAGTCGAAGCAGCAGCTATTCAGCAAATTATTGAGGACCAAAAAGCGCATGAACTAACTGTCGTGACTGACGGCGAACACGGGCGGTCAATGTGGCATCTGGATTTTTTATGGGGCTTAGAAGGTATTGAACGTTACATCGCAGAACATGGTTACCCATTTGAAGACTTAGATGGTGGACATTTTGAAACACGAAAAGATATTGGTTTACGTATAACGGCTCCTTTATCTGGTAAAAATCATCATTATTTACAGCTTTATAAAGACACGAAAGCACAAGCAGACGATCATGATGTAAAAATCACTGTTTGGGGTATTGCACATGCGTTCACGGAGTTAACCGTCTTTAATGATTTGGTTGGTGAAGGACAAGTCTATGCAAACACAGAAGAATTACGTGATGGTTTAATTCATGCGTATAAAGAGTTCTTAACCGAATACAAAGCTGCCGGTGGCGAAATCGTGCAGTTTGATGATTGCTTATGGGAAATTTTTGCAGAAGATAATGAAAAAAGTTTCGCCACCCAAGGACCCGAACAATTAAATGCTTGGGCAGATGAATTTGTTGCTCTTAACAATGCTGTAGCGGACTTTGGCCATGAATTAGGGTTGAAAGTTTGGACACATAATTGCCGAGGTAATTACCAAAGTCGTCACGCTTCTAGTGGTACTTACAAAGCAATTGCTGAAAAATTCTTACGTGACCAACATTATGATCGTTTCTTTTTAGAATGGGACGATGATCGTGCCGGAGACATTTCGGCATTAGAAGTGTTAAAAGACCGACCAAATGTGGAAGTCGTTTTAGGCTTATTATCAAGCAAGACTTCCACTTTAGATGATGAAGATCGTGTGATTACCTTGCTAAACAAAGCCAGTGAAATCTTACCAAAAGAGCGCTTATTCTTATCTCACCAATGCGGATTTGCGTCTTGTGATTGTGGGAATGAACTATCTATCGACCAACAATGGGCAAAAATTGACCAAGGTCAAAAAATTGCAGCTACTTACTGGAAATAA
- a CDS encoding ABC transporter substrate-binding protein: MKMKKLGVLMLGIVALAGCTGKASESNTETTSKANETTNTEQENLAGKEITVYSAGPDGLSEKMKVAFEEKTGVKVNLFQGTTGKILAKLEAEKGKPLADVLVLASLSSMDSLKQAGELQAYPEAIGKDKLNVDWTDADDFYFGYSASALGITYNTKNVTEVPKDWSDLANETWKETFNMPDPSLSGSALDFLYGYTSTDQGWDMLTSWFENGMQIMGANKSALDAVITGEKNATISGVDYMAYKAKADGEPIDIVYPESGTVVSPRAVGITKTAKEVSASQAFVDFLLSDEGQNLVADAYLLPGNSEIAVKDRASLEEIQQIKVEWKDSEDKQVEVLQEFGSISQQ, encoded by the coding sequence ATGAAAATGAAAAAATTAGGCGTTTTAATGTTAGGAATAGTTGCTTTAGCAGGATGTACTGGGAAAGCTTCAGAATCCAATACTGAAACTACCTCTAAAGCAAATGAAACAACTAATACAGAACAAGAAAATCTGGCAGGAAAAGAGATTACGGTTTATTCTGCTGGTCCAGATGGGCTATCGGAAAAGATGAAAGTGGCTTTTGAAGAAAAAACAGGGGTGAAGGTCAACTTATTTCAAGGAACTACTGGAAAAATCTTAGCTAAACTAGAAGCAGAAAAAGGGAAACCACTTGCGGATGTATTAGTTTTAGCTTCATTAAGCTCTATGGATAGTTTAAAACAAGCAGGCGAGCTACAAGCGTATCCAGAGGCAATTGGAAAAGATAAATTGAACGTTGACTGGACAGATGCGGATGACTTCTATTTTGGTTACAGCGCTTCTGCGTTAGGAATTACGTACAATACCAAAAATGTGACAGAAGTACCAAAAGATTGGTCAGATTTAGCAAATGAAACATGGAAAGAAACGTTCAATATGCCGGATCCATCTTTATCAGGTTCAGCTTTAGATTTTTTATATGGTTATACGTCTACGGATCAAGGTTGGGACATGCTAACGTCTTGGTTTGAAAATGGGATGCAAATTATGGGAGCGAATAAAAGCGCGCTTGATGCAGTCATTACTGGTGAAAAAAATGCCACCATTTCTGGGGTTGATTATATGGCCTATAAAGCCAAAGCAGATGGTGAACCAATCGATATTGTCTATCCTGAAAGTGGCACTGTTGTAAGTCCACGAGCTGTAGGAATTACTAAAACAGCTAAAGAAGTGTCTGCTTCACAAGCGTTTGTTGATTTTTTACTTTCAGATGAAGGGCAAAACTTAGTTGCAGACGCGTATCTATTACCTGGTAATAGTGAGATTGCGGTAAAAGATCGAGCTTCATTAGAAGAGATTCAACAAATTAAAGTGGAATGGAAAGATTCTGAAGATAAACAAGTGGAAGTGCTACAAGAGTTTGGTAGTATTTCTCAACAATAA